DNA sequence from the bacterium genome:
ACTCGATATATAAATCACCGTAGGTAACACCGCCTCCTGACCCTTGCGATAAGGTATATTTCGGTGCTGACCCGATACCGCCGCCACCGCCAGGGCCCTGTAAAATCCTACGTAATGCTTCTAATAATGAATTCGGTTCCGCATGTTTAATTTTATAAATTTTCCACGGCTGGTCTTCCAGCTCGGGAAGTTGTGCAATATAATCCGCGACTTTCTTCTGATTTATTTTGGTATCGACAACTGAGATAATTCCGCTTTTTTCATCTGGGATTAATCTTCGTCCACTTTCATACGCTTTATCTCGACCTTCCTGCGCATATAGCATTGCACCGAGAATTTCCGCTATTCCATCGACCATTTGTTTCCGTAAATTTGCTTTTCGTTCAGCTTCCGTAGCGTCGTCTTTCGGGTCTGCAAGTAATGCTCTTGGGACAACCCGATACGCATTCGCAACTAAATCTGATTCCGCTAATTTATCCATCATATTTTTGTTAGCGAGGAATTCTTCTACTTTGCGAATATTATCAAGCGTATCCCGAACGACCAACGTAGTTCCGCCTGGTTCTAAAATAACTTTGCGTTCGGTTATATCTACTCCTGGCACCGGTGACGCTTCTAATAATGCGGTTACTGCCTTTCTAACTTCTTCAGCTATACCTCGGCGGATGATAAATGTTTTATTGATTAACTCAGTCGGACGAGGTTCTACCGCCGGTAAATTGGTGGTAATATATTCATCCAACTTAGCAATATTTGCTTTTGTATCAGTAATGATAAGCTGATGTGTTCGTTCGTCAAGATATAATTGCTGACCAGCAATTTGCGGTTTTACATCTTTTCCATAAAGATAATCCTGCAACATCCGAGTTTCGACCATTAGATAATGCAGTTTACGCACCTGGTCATTATTTAACGTATATACTTTACTTTTTAAATCTGGAATTACTTGAATAGTATTCCCTATCCGATTATATTTAAATCCATATAAGGGCAGTAAATTGTCTAACGCTTGTTTCAATGACCAATTTGACGCGGAAAAACTTACTTTCGCTTTAACTCCTTCTCCAATGATAATATTAAACCCAGCTACCGCTCCCATTTGCGTCAAAACATCGCCAATTTCTTGATCTGGGACATCCATCGTAATTACCGGCGCTAACATTCTTTGTTCATTTTCTGCTTCTTGTTTAGCTAATTCTTCTGCTTTTCTCTGCTCTTCAAGTGCCTTTTCATATTCCGGACGAGTTTGTTCAATCATTAATTTCGCTTGACGATGGTCTGGAACTAATGACAGAACGGTTAACCATTCATTATGTGCAGTAATAAAATCGTTTTTATTTAACGCAGCTAATCCCGCTTGATAATGCGCTTCCGCTTCTTTCACTTTAGCTGCTAATTCCGCTTTCGCGCGTTCTGCACGAACCTTTGCTTCTGCTGCTTCTGCTCGTTTAATTTTTTCTGCATATGCCCGTTCTTCAGCATCCTGTTTTTTCTTCTGAACTACAACTTCTTTTTCTGGTCGAGTTTTTTGTTCTTTTGCACTAATTGCTGCCGCTTCTTTAGCTTTTTGTTTTTCCAAAGCTTGCGCTTCCTGCCGTAATATAGCTTCCAGCTTCTGCTGCGATTTTTCTAAAAGCGACTTCGCTTCTCCATTATTTGGGTCTAATTCTAAAACTTTCTGAAATTGTTCTACGGCTATTTCATATTGTTGTTGAGCATAGTTCTTCTTCCCAGCTTTGAGTAAATCGCTAATCTGCTGTTCCCGCAATTTCTCTTCCTCTTTCGCTTTCAATTCCATTTCTTTCTTCGCCGCTAACTCCTGCGCCCGCTTCTCAGCAGCAGCCCTCTTCGCCGCCTCCTCAGCAGCCTTCCGCTCCGCCATCTCTCGTGCCGCCGCCTCCTCAGCCGCCTTCTTCGCCGCTAACTCCTGCGCCCGCTTCAATCGCGCCTCTTCCGCTAACCGTGCCTTCTCCTCTGCTCGTGCGCGTTCTGCAGCTTCCCGCGCCGCTTTTTCCTGTGCTATCTGCTCTGCTTTCGCTCGTTTAATCGCTTCTTCTTGTGCTTTCTTTTCTGCAGCTAATCGTGCTCGCTCTTCAACAACTTTCTGTGGATTTGCAATCGCATCATCACATTTCTTGATATAACTTAACGCGTCTGGATGGCTCGGGTCTAACCGAATCACTCGCTCAAACTGCGCTTTCGCTTCCAGATATTTATCTTGTTCATACAAGGCAATTCCTTTTTTCAAAAATTCTTTAATCTTCGACTGTTTTTCCTTTTCATACGCTGCCATTTCATCTGCGGTTAATTTCGCAATACGCGTATCTCCTGTATTGACATCAGCGAAACTATTGGATACACTATAACTCTGAACTAAAATTGAAAAGCCGAGTATTAAACCAATAATTAATCTTGACGATGTCATTACCGTAAACCTCCCTAAGAGTTCTTTATAATATGCTTCAAACATATATTGTAACATTCTATTCATTTTTTTACTCATGGTAATTTCTCCCTAATAAATAATAAATGGTTTAGTTCAATTAAAAATTAATTTGTTGTTGCTTGCGCTGAAGCTTTTGCTTTTTCAGCTTTATTTTTCAATTTAATCGCAGGTTGTCGTGCTGAATCCTGCGCTAGTATTTCTTCACATAATCGGATCGTTTCATCATAATTTTGCTGGTCAAAAAATGCTTGGGCAGCTTTAAGTTTATCTGCTATTTTCTTTTCGAAATCATATCGGGTCATTACATCGCGAAAATCAAATAAATTTCGGGATAATAATTTGGTTTTATAATCGGATTCATCAAAAGATTTCATGCCGGCAATGGTTTTAGCCACTGCTTCCGCACTCTCTTTCGGAAAATTAATTGTTTGTTGCTTTTGCAATTCTACTTTCGGCATATAATCTTCAGCGGTCTTTTGCCCACTTTGTGCTAATATCACTAACATCAAGATAAAAATTATTGCTAAGAAAGCAATCAGCAACCATTCTTTCCAGGCAAAAAGTAATTTTTTTATTTTACTGGTGTCAATTTGTTTAGCTGCCATATATATTTTAATTTACGATTTTTCCGTAGGCGGTTTACATTGTACCGTAAATCGAAATACCGTCACAGGTTTTCCTAATCGGTCATCGGTTTGGGTTTTCATTTCATCGAGACTTGATTTTTTAAAATGATGTTTATTTGCTGGATTATTTAACCTATTACCAAAATCTACTACTGAATCTTCTCGTAAAGCCTTTCCTTCTATAATCAAGGTATAATCCGCCCCGCCAGTAATCTTCGTAAACCAGACATCAACTGGAGTCATTTGATTTAATTTTACTAGTTTATCCAACCAATAGGTTCGATTCGCTATGACTAACGATAAATTATCATATTGTTTTACCAAGTTATCTTTTTTCTGATTAATTTTCTGATATTTATCATACCCAGCTTTACTAGCTAATGCTTTTTGATTTAATAATGAAATTGCCTCTTGTTTTTGTTTTAATTCGTTTCCGCCAAATTGTGCCCCGGTAAATATAATGGCAGCTAACAATCCGGTAGCGATTGCTAATTCAATTCGTTTCGCAGAAAATTCACGAACGCTTTTAATTTCCTCGGGCAGGAAATCAACTTTAATAAGTTCGGTTACTTTTGGCAACCCACGTAACGCTAATCCAACACACGTGGTGAGAAAAGGAAGCTGGTCAGAATAACTATCACGTAATTCGGTTAATCCTTGCCAGGTCGGATAATCTTGCACGAGCTGAACAGTTGTTCCGATTTTCATTTCTAAAAATTGGGCTATCCCAGGAAGTTTTGAAGTCCCACCACTTAAAATAATGCGACCGATAGCAATGCCATCGGGTTGCGAAATATAATAATCAAAGGTTCGGCGAATTTCGCCAATGAGTTTTTCTAACGCACTACCCACGGCGTCTTGAATCAATTTCTCGCGTTGTTTCGTTTCATTTCCGGCTTCGCTTTCTTCAAACAATTCAAGTTCGAGCGGTGCTTTCCCTTCATTAATCTTAATATCTTCAGCTTCATTTAACGAGATATTTAATGTACTCGCAATCCCCCGGGTGATTTCTATTCCGCCAATAGGTGCGGTTCGTGTGAAACTTAGTTTCCCATTGCGAATAATGCTAATATCCGTTGCCGACGCTCCGATATTCATCAACGCGATTGCTTCTTCAGAAGGAGTTGGATCAATATATTTATGAAAATTATATAATGCAACAGGAGTTACATCCAGAAATAATGGTTTTATGCCTGTTTTACTGAGAAACTCGATATATTCTGCAATAGATTCTTTTTTACTCCCAACCAGTAAAACCTCAACCTCAGTAGATTCAGGAATTTGACTGATTTGATAATCAAGTTGGATTTTATCTAATGGGAAAGGTATCTGGTGACGGGCTTCGTAAGCAATTATTTTTGCCAATCGGTCTTCAGGGGCAATCGGTAATCGCATTTTCCGAACAAATACTTGATGTCCAGGTAACCCGAAAATTGCTTTTTTAGCCGAAATTTTATTTTCTTTCAGCAACGATTGTATCGTTTCAATCACCGTGGCAGTTCTCGCTTCAGACGTTTCAGATTCAACAAACGGGATTCTCTTAACCGCAACGCGGTCAATCACAACACTATTACGTGTTCGCCGCAACTCAACAGCTTTAACGGTTCCACTACCTATATCAAGCGATATCATTTTTTTCGCCGACAATAAATTACCTACCATAATCTAATCGTAAATAATTATACATTGTATCACATTAGAATAGCATATTCAAATAAATTATTACACGTTTAATAAACTACTACAATAAATTTCTTATTTTGTTAATGAGTTATTTTTTGGATAATTGATTATTTTTCCTAATTTTGTCTATATATTTATATACTTGAATAGCAATAACTGTCAAGATAATTCTGCGAATTATATCCCAAAATAAATTTTTTTGGTGAGTGTATCAATCATATCTAATTTCTAAATTTTTGGCTACTTGAGCGATGTTGCTCGAAGATAAATGGGATTAGAATATATCCACGGATGCCGATGATATGTAACTTCAACTCGATACACGCCAGGAGAATTAAGCTTATAAACGATTTTATGGGTTTGTTCGCGATAAATAACTTGTCCATCTTTAACGAGTTTTACCATAACATATTTATCGTGTATAGGTATAGTTATGTGACAATATATCGGAAACGACGGGCAAAGTTCATCACCCATTATTCCCAATATTTTTTCTTTTTTATCAACAGCAACAAAATTAAATCCGCTAGATAACGCAATTCCATCATTCGCCAAGAACACATGACCGGATTTCAATGCCTGATAAACTCGTTTTGCATCCTCGATTCCTTTGTAACTTAAAGGAGCGGACAATAATATGTGTGTTCGGATAGTTTTAAATACCTGGTGATACGGTAATATCACTGGTCGTTTGAATGGCGTTAATACTTTCGCATGAGCATCAACGCCGCCAATTGCAACCACTCGCCGAGTTTGAGTTAATTCATCCCATTTTTTTATTGTTTCTAGGGAAGGACCACTAATCGTATGCTGCGGATTTAACCAGCGTTTCGCAAAATTGAGCCAAGTTAAATCTTTCGCCCAATCCGCGAGATACGACCATAATTCAATCCCGGTAAATTCAGGCACATTCCAGTTTTTCCAGGAAACATTGCGAATTGCAAATTGCCAATTACTGCCAAAATGTGGATGTGCTATGAAACTTAATCCTTGATGTTTGTGTATATCTATCAAATATTGTTCCGGTTTTTTTCGCCGACCGGAAATCCGACTCGAAATGTTTAATGCTAGACAATGCCCCGCCCGACCAGAAATTTCTTCACCGACCAACACTAACGTTTTCCCATGCCAACCCTCGATGTGTTCTTTTTTAGCGCGAATCGTGTTATGGTCAGTTATGATTATATAGTCTAATTCCGCTTCCTGAGCGGACTTGATGATTTCTCGCAACGAACCTGAACCATCAGAATAATGACTATGGATATGAATCGCACCGAGGATTTCGAACATATTTCATTAGATAGAATACCGTAGAAAGAAACCGTTTGTCAAAAGAAACAAAATGGGAATAAT
Encoded proteins:
- the pilM gene encoding type IV pilus assembly protein PilM, encoding MVGNLLSAKKMISLDIGSGTVKAVELRRTRNSVVIDRVAVKRIPFVESETSEARTATVIETIQSLLKENKISAKKAIFGLPGHQVFVRKMRLPIAPEDRLAKIIAYEARHQIPFPLDKIQLDYQISQIPESTEVEVLLVGSKKESIAEYIEFLSKTGIKPLFLDVTPVALYNFHKYIDPTPSEEAIALMNIGASATDISIIRNGKLSFTRTAPIGGIEITRGIASTLNISLNEAEDIKINEGKAPLELELFEESEAGNETKQREKLIQDAVGSALEKLIGEIRRTFDYYISQPDGIAIGRIILSGGTSKLPGIAQFLEMKIGTTVQLVQDYPTWQGLTELRDSYSDQLPFLTTCVGLALRGLPKVTELIKVDFLPEEIKSVREFSAKRIELAIATGLLAAIIFTGAQFGGNELKQKQEAISLLNQKALASKAGYDKYQKINQKKDNLVKQYDNLSLVIANRTYWLDKLVKLNQMTPVDVWFTKITGGADYTLIIEGKALREDSVVDFGNRLNNPANKHHFKKSSLDEMKTQTDDRLGKPVTVFRFTVQCKPPTEKS
- a CDS encoding CehA/McbA family metallohydrolase, translated to MFEILGAIHIHSHYSDGSGSLREIIKSAQEAELDYIIITDHNTIRAKKEHIEGWHGKTLVLVGEEISGRAGHCLALNISSRISGRRKKPEQYLIDIHKHQGLSFIAHPHFGSNWQFAIRNVSWKNWNVPEFTGIELWSYLADWAKDLTWLNFAKRWLNPQHTISGPSLETIKKWDELTQTRRVVAIGGVDAHAKVLTPFKRPVILPYHQVFKTIRTHILLSAPLSYKGIEDAKRVYQALKSGHVFLANDGIALSSGFNFVAVDKKEKILGIMGDELCPSFPIYCHITIPIHDKYVMVKLVKDGQVIYREQTHKIVYKLNSPGVYRVEVTYHRHPWIYSNPIYLRATSLK